A genome region from Arachis duranensis cultivar V14167 chromosome 6, aradu.V14167.gnm2.J7QH, whole genome shotgun sequence includes the following:
- the LOC107494119 gene encoding uncharacterized protein LOC107494119 → MDNSINQEAIVDDNASVNNNLPVNPPILNDATNHNPPSFNDIFNGGGIHKMKKHLAKITGDVKKCPKVPYDVEKQIKSLLKEIQTNKNKRKVSFSEEGGDEVIHEVDKWFAQWLLDCKIPFNAVMLPFFQDMLDCVIGIGPGYKGPSYDKLRIHLLADLKRECQMLVDSYRSAWRKTGCTLMADDASSIIKNASHLYSLFSEVIEWIHSNDIVHVVTDNAANYVVVGRLINKKYDNIIKRPNWREIVRPGATCFATVFIILKSIFERKVDLLVDADDKPSLGYIYEGMLKANDAIKEIWDKHLKKNLHAAAYFLNPAFFFNENYKEAPDVMRSLIDLVTLYCKYNNLNSIEAMKELHLYRDRKESFDRPEAIRAASKLKPGDIDADLYQSDDGSSGLYAASLNSSAQEGGNEGEDDPTEANLQQILADFDD, encoded by the exons ATGGATAATAGTATTAATCAAGAAGCAATTGTTGATGACAATGCATCTGTGAATAATAACTTGCCTGTCAATCCTCCTATTTTGAATGATGCTACTAATCATAATCCCCCTAGCTTTAACGATA TTTTCAATGGAGGTGGAATTCACAAGATGAAGAAACATCTAGCAAAGATTACTGGAGACGTAAAAAAATGTCCTAAAGTTCCATATGATGTGGAAAAACAGATAAAAAGTTTATTGAAAGAAATTCAgaccaacaaaaacaaaagaaaagtaagcTTTAGTGAAGAAGGTGGTGATGAG GTGATACATGAGGTTGATAAATGGTTTGCTCAATGGCTTTTGGATTGTAAAATTCCATTTAATGCTGTGATGTTGCCATTTTTCCAAGATATGTTGGATTGTGTTATTGGTATTGGACCTGGTTACAAGGGTCCCTCTTATGATAAGTTAAGGATTCACTTGTTGGCTGATCTTAAAAGAGAATGTCAAATGCTAGTTGATAGTTATAGGAGTGCATGGAGAAAAACTGGATGTACCCTCATGGCTGATG ATGCTTCCAGTATCATAAAAAATGCTTCACACTTGTATAGTTTGTTTTCTGAGGTGATTGAATGGATTCACTCTAATGATATTGTGCATGTTGTGACTGATAATGCGGCCAATTATGTTGTTGTAGGAAGGCTTATCAATAAGAAATATGATAATATCAT AAAAAGACCTAATTGGAGAGAAATTGTACGTCCTGGTGCAACCTGTTTTGCAACTGTGTTTATCATATTGAAGAGCATCTTTGAGCGTAAAGTGGATTT GCTTGTTGATGCTGATGACAAACCATCTTTGGGATATATTTATGAAGGAATGCTAAAGGCGAATGATGCAATTAAAGAGAT ATGGGACAAGCATTTGAAGAAAAATCTTCATGCAGCAGCTTACTTCTTGAATCCTGCAttcttttttaatgaaaattataaagaaGCACCTGATGTTATGCGAAGTTTGATTGATCTTGTTACCTTGTATTGCAAGTATAAcaatttgaattcaattgagGCAATGAAAGAATTACATTTATATAGAGATCGGAAGGAAAGCTTTGATAGACCAGAAGCTATTCGAGCTGCATCTAAACTTAAGCCTG GTGATATTGATGCTGATTTATATCAAAGTGACGATGGTAGTAGTGGTCTTTATGCTGCATCTCTTAATTCTTCTGCTCAAGAGGGTGGAAATGAAGGTGAAGATGATCCCACCGAAGCAAATTTGCAACAAATTCTTGcagattttgatgattga